The Capsicum annuum cultivar UCD-10X-F1 chromosome 1, UCD10Xv1.1, whole genome shotgun sequence sequence CATGCAAATTAAGTTATACATACTGATAACAGTGTAAAAATGCAGATTCGTTTGATATCAGTGAATCACTCAAAGAATTTATTTGGATAGGAACAACTAATACAGTCTTATTGTAGAAGGATCAAATTACTAAACATGAAAGAAACTACTAACCAAATCTAGCAGTTTCGCTAGACTAGCACAACTGCAATTGGACTTCTTACGGAATACCTGTTACTAGTCCATTTCAAGAATCCTTGAACTACACCACTGGTTGAACTACTGGCCTTTCTTGAAAAGGTCACTCGATATGTCAACTTCTGGTTCAACTTAGAGAATTTTAGAGTAGAGGGATTAACAATCACGGAAACTCCCGGTGGTGAAACCATCTCCACACTGTAAGTTGATTTTGCCTCCCCAACGTTAGTTACTGTTCTAGTATACATTTGAGAATTTGCTCCGAGTGTGATGGAAAATGAAGGATAATTTAGTTGTGCTTCAGGAATACTTTTCACTTCCAAGCAGTTCACCTTGCATTGTAGAAGGTTTTGAACCTGTCGATTGGTGTAATTCAAACCACACAAATAAGGTAAGTAGCTCTTGAATGGAGTATCATATATTAATCCTGGATCATTTGCTCTTGACGGATTGACACGACCTGCACCAACCGCAAATATATTTGCAGATAGAAGCCTTTCATCTAGGATGGGATTGTTGGCGAGGTTTACTGTATCACCGGTTGTCATGATTGCTGACTTGATAGTTGCAGGACACCAGGTGGGTTGTGCGCTTTTTAGCAATGTTGCTATTCCACTGAGGTGAGGGCAGGACATAGAGGTGCCGGAAATAATATTGAAGGTCGACTTTGTGTACGCGTTGTTCTCCATGGAGGTAGGCCAAGCAGCAAGAATGTTAATACCGGGACCAATAATATCCGGCTTCAAGATTCCAGGACTAGCTGTGCTTGGTCCTCTGGAAGAAAAACTAGCAACCGTAGGAGCATTTTTATCACCTATTATCATTCCTTGGAATGTAATCCGCGCAACAGGTTCCTTCGTTGAATTCATGTATGCAAGAATTTTCATTCCATTTGCATAAGTAACATCCAAGGCAGGAAGGACGTGAGCATCGGCTGATGTTGTGAAACCATCTTCCTCCTCATTGATTACAATCATGCCAATGCCTCCGGAATTCTTTATAACTTGTCCTTTTCCAACTCTTGTAATACCACCACCGACCTGGCACAAAACGATTTTGCCTCCATTAGAAGTGTATTCTAAAACATCTTGGCAATAAGAACCTTCTGTAAATTCGCGTTCATTCTTTCCAGGTTCATACAGAGGAAAGAATGTCGAGTTCAACTCCTTTGGATGGAAAGCTGATTCACCCTCGATTTCTTGTTTGTTTCCCAATTGAACAGTGGCTTTGAATTTCCTATCGAGAGTGCTTCGCCTACAGTGAGAATCCACGGAGCTTCATTTGCAACAGAACTATTGTATGGACCACTATTACCTGCCGAGCAACTCACAAGAATACCTCTTTCAGTCGCGCTATATGCACCGAGTGCTATGGGATCATTATGAAAGGGACTAGTAAAGCCACCAAGGGAAAGCGATAAGATGTCAACACCGTCATCAATAGCTTCATCCATGGCAACTAAAACGTGGCTGTCAGAACAACCAAAAGAGTCACAGACCTTATAAATCGCCAAGTGAGCAAGAGGGGCGACTCCAACAGCAGTGCCATTTGCATTTCCATACACATTGGCACCTCTCACAAAACCACCAGCAGCTGTGCTGGCTGTGTGAGTACCATGTCCATCTTCATCTATTGGCGAACGATTATCTTTTATGTAAGATCTCGCTCCAATGAGCTTGTTGTTACACTTTGTAGTGAAGTTCGACTCACACTTGCCCTTCCATTTAGCAGGCGGAGGGGCCATTCCTTCGTCGCTAAATGAAGGATGGTCAGGGAAAATCCCACTGTCCAAGACTCCAACGATCACGCCTTTACCATAGTTGGAATCCCTCCAAAACCAACGTTCTGTTGCAATCCAAGAAAACTCGGACTATGCGTGGTGTGCAACGACAAAATCCTCTCCGGCCATGCATCTATAAAGCCCGGTTTCCTCTCCATTTCCTTCACTTCCTCTGCTGATAATCTTGCAGCAAAGCCTTTCATCACATTGCTATATGAATATACTAAACGCGGCACCTGTTGATCATTCGAGCTTGTGCTTGCTACGGTATTCGGCAAGAAGGACCGGTACCAGCTCTCGACATCCTGATCTGCTAATAACTGAGTAGAAATTCGACTTTGTGGGGATTCAACATGTACTATATACGTCTTCAATTCGCTCTGTATACTAGGCCATGAAAAACAGCTAacaaagcaaaaaaagaaaacagattatcaataatttcatggcTACAAAATGAGCTAGAAGAGattaattaatttcttgatatttagCAAAGTTGGTACTTGAGAATTCTCTGAACTACTAGTATATATAGTGCTCTTCTAGCCCTATAATTTTGACTGATATTCTAGTAAAACTCATATAGAAAGTTCTTAAATTGTTTAATCAAATAGCTCACCTCATGTTGATTAAAGTATTAATGTGTTTGGAAAAGGAGAATAGTATGAGAAAGAAAGTTAAAAGGAAGAACCTTTAAAATAAAGGTAAGGCACAATAAATAAACATACCCTTTACCTTGGCCTCAGATCACATCTATTAGgcacttaaacttatataaagttgaacaagtacaCACATATGACCTATGTGGCGTCCCGCGTGGccaattcttgtcctacatgGCGTCTTGCTTGTATTATGCCATATAGGACGTGTATgtctacttattcaactttatacaagtttaagtgcctacttgtgGACATCCAAAGTTGaaggtcatagatgtgatctgAGGTTAAGTTGAACGGCATGTCTATGTATTATGCCTAAAGGTAAAGTGATACTTGTATTGGTGG is a genomic window containing:
- the LOC107857409 gene encoding LOW QUALITY PROTEIN: subtilisin-like protease (The sequence of the model RefSeq protein was modified relative to this genomic sequence to represent the inferred CDS: inserted 2 bases in 2 codons), whose product is MKGFAARLSAEEVKEMERKPGFIDAWPERILSLHTTHSPSFLGLQQNVGXWRDSNYGKGVIVGVLDSGIFPDHPSFSDEGMAPPPAKWKGKCESNFTTKCNNKLIGARSYIKDNRSPIDEDGHGTHTASTAAGGFVRGANVYGNANGTAVGVAPLAHLAIYKVCDSFGCSDSHVLVAMDEAIDDGVDILSLSLGGFTSPFHNDPIALGAYSATERGILVSCSAGNSGPYNSSVANEAPWILTVGXSTLDRKFKATVQLGNKQEIEGESAFHPKELNSTFFPLYEPGKNEREFTEGSYCQDVLEYTSNGGKIVLCQVGGGITRVGKGQVIKNSGGIGMIVINEEEDGFTTSADAHVLPALDVTYANGMKILAYMNSTKEPVARITFQGMIIGDKNAPTVASFSSRGPSTASPGILKPDIIGPGINILAAWPTSMENNAYTKSTFNIISGTSMSCPHLSGIATLLKSAQPTWCPATIKSAIMTTGDTVNLANNPILDERLLSANIFAVGAGRVNPSRANDPGLIYDTPFKSYLPYLCGLNYTNRQVQNLLQCKVNCLEVKSIPEAQLNYPSFSITLGANSQMYTRTVTNVGEAKSTYSVEMVSPPGVSVIVNPSTLKFSKLNQKLTYRVTFSRKASSSTSGVVQGFLKWTSNRYSVRSPIAVVLV